The following are encoded together in the Cicer arietinum cultivar CDC Frontier isolate Library 1 chromosome 2, Cicar.CDCFrontier_v2.0, whole genome shotgun sequence genome:
- the LOC140919396 gene encoding uncharacterized protein, translated as MKEVVKKRYLNSLMTGTVTRLRICIDYRKLNKATRKDQFPLSFIDQMLESFNNFLANLEKVLERCEQVNLVLNWEKCYFMAREGIVLGHLMSKRGIEVDKAKIEWNDVVAAPTNDAKVVIKLFKKVIFLRFGVPRVVINDGGSHFIAK; from the exons ATGAAAGAAGTTGTGAAAAAGAGGTACTTAAACTCCTTGATGACAGG GACAGTTACTAGGCTGAGGATATGCATAGATTACAGAAAACTGAACAAAGCAACTCGTAAAGATCAGTTTCCTCTCTCCTTTATTGACCAAATGTTAGAAAG ctttaataattttttggcCAATCTCGAAAAGGTACTTGAAAGGTGTGAACAAGTTAATCTTGTGTTAAATTGGGAGAAATGCTACTTTATGGCTAGAGAAGGAATTGTTCTTGGACATTTGATGTCCAAGCGAGGTATTGAGGTAGACAAAGCAAAAATCGAG TGGAATGATGTTGTCGCTGCCCCAACAAATGATGCTAAGGTAGTGATTAAGCTCTTCAAAAAGGTAATATTTCTGAGGTTTGGTGTGCCAAGGGTGGTGATTAATGATGGAGGCTCTCATTTCATAGCTAAATAG